A single genomic interval of Meleagris gallopavo isolate NT-WF06-2002-E0010 breed Aviagen turkey brand Nicholas breeding stock chromosome 6, Turkey_5.1, whole genome shotgun sequence harbors:
- the MKX gene encoding LOW QUALITY PROTEIN: homeobox protein Mohawk (The sequence of the model RefSeq protein was modified relative to this genomic sequence to represent the inferred CDS: inserted 1 base in 1 codon) yields the protein MNAVHRRGRCRAYLPLGEDSGRLHAAEAAGAERAELGPRDALSRSTTAVPYCARAEIPALPPRSQSAHLGTEFPPLSAAPLSPFLGCRARQSGGKVRHKRQALQDMARPLKQWLYKHRDNPYPTKTEKILLALGSQMTLVQVSNWFANARRRLKNTVRQPDLSWALRIKLYNKYVQGNAERLSVSSDDSCSEDGENPPRNHMNEGGYNKPVHHTVIKTESSVIKTGVRPETSANEDYVSPPKYKNSLLNRYLNDSLRHVMATNAAMXGKTRQRNHSGSFSSNEFEEELVSPSSSETEGNFVYRTGKGFFLHHF from the exons ATGAACGCCGTTCACCGCCGCGGTCGGTGCCGCGCGTATCTGCCCCTGGGTGAGGATTCGGGGCGGCTTCACGCCGCGGAGGCGGCCGGAGCCGAAAGAGCCGAGCTCGGGCCCCGCGATGCCCTGTCCCGAAGCACCACCGCAGTCCCGTACTGCGCCAGGGCCGAAATCCCCGCGCTTCCCCCGCGCTCCCAGTCGGCGCATCTCGGAACAGAGTTCCCCCCGTTGTCCGCTGCCCCCCTGAGCCCCTTTCTCGGCTGCAGGGCTCGGCAGAGCGGTGGCAAGGTGCGGCACAAGCGGCAGGCGCTGCAGGACATGGCGCGGCCGCTCAAGCAGTGGCTCTACAAACACCGCGACAACCCGTACCCCACCAAGACCGAGAAGATCCTGCTGGCCCTCGGCTCCCAGATGACCCTGGTGCAG GTCTCAAACTGGTTTGCCAATGCAAGACGTCGCCTTAAGAACACGGTCAGGCAACCAGACCTCAGTTGGGCTTTGCGAATAAAACTGTACAACAAATACGTCCAAGGGAATGCCGAAAGGCTGAGCGTGAGCAGTGATGACTCGTGCTCTGAAG atgGAGAAAATCCTCCAAGAAACCATATGAACGAAGGGGGATACAACAAACCAGTTCATCACACTGTGATTAAAACTGAAAGCTCAGTCATAAAAACAGGAGTGAGACCAGAAACAAGTGCCAATGAGGATTACGTGTCACCTCCCAAATACAAAAACAGCTTATTGAATCGTTACCTGAATGACTCATTGAGACATGTCATGGCTACTAACGCAGCTA ATGGAAAAACAAGGCAAAGGAATCACTCTGGTTCATTTAGTTCCAATGAATTTGAGGAGGAATTGGTGTCTCCATCATCATCAGAGACAGAAGGCAATTTTGTCTACCGGACAGGTAAGGGATTCTTCCTACATCATTTTTGA